The following DNA comes from Sparus aurata chromosome 3, fSpaAur1.1, whole genome shotgun sequence.
CACCGCGACCTAGAGGAACAGCATAACGAGAAAGTGACGATAGACATCTGCCCCAGTCTACAACAATCAGCAGCCGGTTTTGCGTTCTGCCGAGCTTGTTGATACTTGTGTTAATTGCTGAAGTGCTGTGCCAAAGATACTGCGATGATTCAAAAACAGAAACTCTACAAGCATTTAGCGTTCAGTCTTTTAAGGCTGGGAACACATCTAGAAACAGCAAACAGATCACGATGTGCTACTACGTGATTCCTAAAAGCCACGATCAACATCACGTGTTGGCAAAATAATCCAACATTCATTCATCTAAAGACACAACAATAGTCTGATCGCTGCAGGTGTTCCTCGTCAACCATCTATGGTATGTGTCACTTGGGGTGGGGCTGAAAACATCTTAAAGCTATtcaaaaaatgaagaaattcaACTACTGGCATCTTAGCAATGAATCTGCGTGTGCAGGCGTACCTTCTCTCCAGTGAAAACATGTCTAGCCAATTTGACCACAGCAAAGTGTCCACGGCCCAGCGTCTTGTCCAGGTCGTACAGCCCGGCGATCTTCCCATCATGATGACGTTTGAGCCCCGCCATGGCTGATGGCGGACAAGCGGGGAGGAGCTGCCTTTCTGTTGCCTGACGCCCTCTGGTCAGTTCCCCATCTCCTCCTGAGGGGGTCGAAGTTAGCCGAGGTTTGAAGCGGTGGTTCGGCTGATTCTAAACCAGCTGTCGTCGCCTCGGGTTAGCTGGATGATAATGGCAAATATTTGCAAACGCTTTGTCCTGCTGCCGGTGCCCCGCTCAGTTCAATCCCATCATCTTGTGATCTGAGGGTGAGAAAGGTACAACAACAGAgacagtttagtgtgttagcatgctaacaattgGCCATTCGCTCAAAACTAAAGATGCAGCCAAGGCTGAAGGGGAGACAATCAGTTTTGCAGGTATGAGCGGAGTGAATCTTTGTACAGAATTTCACAGTTCATCTAATAGTTGTTATGATACATCAGTCTTGACCGAAGGGGGTGGATCAACCAACGTAGCTAACTCTAGAGCCTTGCTGCTAGGCTAGCATAACTAAATATGACATCTGGGTGCATAGTAGAATATGAAAAAGTTCTAATCTTCATTTATTTCTAAAACAAAAGAAGCAAGATTCAATCCAGGAGTCCTCGACCGCGTGTCATGGAGGACTGAACCTGCCAAGGTTTGAAGAACcttgaagaaaagaaggaggcaaagagagctgccttgaaaaaagaaaggagtcGTGCAAGCGTGTTGACgctgagaggaagagggaggggatCGCTACTGcagaacagacaggaagtcagagaaaaCCACATTCCAGCTGCACTAATCTGTTGATTGTTAAttccataaatacatttgttttgtctatgaaatctcaaaaaaaagcataaaaacaagTTCCTAAAGCCCAAGGTGATGATtctaatgtcttgttttgtacaAAACACAAAGGTCAACTAACGACGACGTCAAACTGAGAAAAGGAGAAAGTTAAGAGgctgattaattttctgtcaacCTGCTTTAAAAAGGAATTGACCGTTTTAGCTCTTGTCAATATACTGCAACATTCTCCAAAAGGATCTctgctgtatttaaaaaataataataataatcaaattgAGTGTTGTCTCATTGGTTATTTAAGCCCCTCACAGctaaaaaaacccccaaaacttCACTGTTCTACACCAGCTCTTCTCAAACGCGGCTGCGCTCACATGTCTGACACTCGGCTCCGTTCAGCGACTGCCGTCGTACAGTATGTTGCTTCACCGCACTGATTATGAAACAAAGCCTCCAGGGGAAGCATGGCATTCCTCGTCCAGGAAGCCACCTGCGTGCCGAGAGCGCGGAGGAGGCGGCAAACCACACAATGTACAGGCAAAGAACATTCCTGGGAGGTGATCCTCGCCTAGGTGCGCCCCACTCACCTGGATTCACAGGAACAACAGTAAAGCGTAAAGGCTGTTGTCAGGGAACACGCCTATCCACATCACCAGATACCAGGGAGaaggggaaacaaaacaaaaaactccaAAAAACGTTTCCGACCCTTCGGCACTCTGCGTTTGCTCAAACGAAACTACGAAAGCCCCGAAAAGCtctttgggggtttttttatGTGATCCTCACTCGGAGGACTGTACCTGTGAGGAAAGAGTGAGTCATTTTTCTTATAATAGGAGGCTGACATCTCAATCTGTCTCCGCTCcgtctcgctcgctctctcacacacacgcacagacacaaaAGTAATCTCAACGCTGCTGAACTCCTCGCCTGACACTGACGACATGGAGGTGTTGATGTATCAGAAACTCTGAAGCCATGAaaggagacacaaacacacacacacacacactgtgctcaccttcatgcgtgcacacacacaacagcagacacactgGCAGCTGTGGCCCTCCAGTCAGGCTGCATGGGCAGCTTAGGTGTGACTGACGTGGGCCGGAGTGTTGTGGTGCCGAGCCGGGTCAGTCCAGGATCTGCTAGCCCTCTTATTCACCTCAGGACCTTACAACAGGTGACGGGTGAAGTTACTAGCTCGGAATGTGATGGAAAGATTTGGCGTTTGAATCTCAATCTGGTCTACGCTTTCTGACATGTCAACAGTAGTGTGCAGTAGTGTGTGCCAGTCAGCCACGCTGCGTGGTTGGTTGTGTAACCGTTCGaaggtgctgctgctgtattgatttACAAGGTAATagcgtgcatgtgtgcaaacacgcacgcacacggGGGTCAAGGACCTGTTACAATAGCTGCCAAAACTCTCACAGCCTGCGAGATTAAAGATATGATCTGGGAGTTATCAAGTCTCTGGTTGACTGGAAAATCTATTTCCTCGTACATTTCAAGATGATATTAATGTGACAACGACGCCAAAGTTAGTTCGGATACGAGCTGTTGTCACAAGTTCAAGCAAAGACatacagattttattttgacttttgattcATCTGTCGCTTGTTTGCTTGATAAATCGACCAGAAAATggtcgatcagtgtttcccaaagcccaaaaCAACCTCATTATGTCTCAAAacgtttaaagggatattccggtgctaagctagtggagttttaatgccccggactatgtgccgaggccctatttgtactgttgctgaagtttggtgctgttctgagcattatttgtgtctttttggtggcggttttatatttggatccgtttactgcagtgtattgttgtcgtgcggtcgtttctgaggttgataaaactctgtaaattagcggtctgctaacttgatctctacgatattaatgaggtaaatCTATTTTTCCATTACTGAAGAAAccagctgtcctcagaggaaaatacggtccccagaacactatttgcagctggaaaggtggcagggtccgccacatataaacaaagtaagcCAGAATGATATTGTGCTGTCCACTAGGGTCATTTTGTTCATTCAGGCTGGATTAAAGTTTCATCCCCAGAACTACACAGtgttagctaaaaaaaaacattgctcaAAACTATCAGAGTAGTTGAAAACCGATCGATGAATCATTGCAGCCTGGGAGGAAAACTAAAAATTTACGTAAGAGTCACGTTGGGGAGCAGAAATGTGCTTTTTCTTCACGAATCTCACGACCCCTCAGAACTTACCGGAGTCCCCTTTGCACAGATCCTGATACCAAAGGCTGGAAATCAATGCTTATTTCTCTTtcctatatatttttttttttttttttaataaatactACTAGAATACAGTGCAAATATGACAGAACACACTAGACAACACTGACAGAATATCACAGTGACACCACAGGAGGCATGGCTGCAGCATTAAGAGCTGTATAGATAATACAGGCCGCgtgaacacaataaaaacacacttcttTAGTAGTGAAACATGCACCACACTATTTTGGCTTTATGGAGTAATTGAGAAAGGTGAGTTACTGACAACTCATGACACTCTACCACATGTACACTTTTGGATAATAAATATAGTAAATAATAATGGATCTTGGTAGCATCACACGTGATTAACAGATCTTTCACTGCACTGTCAACTAAGTGGGAAATCAAAGCTCTCCCAGCGACATTATTACCTCCGTATAGACTGCGCTCCGGCCCATATGGGACCCCCCTCAGTCCCTCTGTACTGTCAACATGCCTGCTGGCTGCATCCACAATAACATGACGGTGCGGGGCAGCCTGCGCCAACAGCACGCACACGAGAGCTGCGTGGACACGGGCAGCATGCTAAACCGAAACTGCGCCTCGAAGGATGCGCATGGAGTCCAAGTGGCCCCCCTCCTGAAAACCCCGCGGGGGCCCACAGAACTTGACTCACATTACTACACGGGCCCTCACCGTCAGCCTGCTACCTGCATGCGCTACACCGCCAGTCCAACTCACCGCGGAGGGGTCTGAAGCGGCGCCAGCAGTCCGTCCTGATCCGTTCGCTTCGGGTCCGCGGGAGTGTTGCGGGGCTCCGCGGCTGAGGCTGCGGGTTCGAACGAGGCGGAGATCCTCCGGCGGGCAGTTTGACACTCGGTACCGACTGACAGCGAACCGGAGCAGTGATTAATCCACCGAGTCCCCCGTGAAGTCTGTCACACTGTCAGCCCagcctccctcttcctctcaccGCTCTCCCTCTCGCGCTTTCAGCTGCGTCAAACACGCACAGGTGGCACGGCGATGCAGGAAGTgctgctttcaaaataaaagcagcgtCGTTCAATTCAACTAAGGAATCGATTCAAGGAGACGAAGCTCAGGGGCTGTGAAAGGCGAGGCGAGTTTATATATGATACCAATCAGACTCAAGACTTACACATAATAATACTCTGCATGGGGAAGAGAAAATACATCAGTATATAAGACATGTTTGGACAGAATTGtaacaatattaatgaaataCTTATACAAACTTAgatatattcatttttacataactgaataaagaagctgttctcagaggaaaataaggtctcagaacactgtttgaagctagaaaggtggcagggtccgccacatataaacaaggtaaaacagtatgaTATTGTGTTGTTCATTTAGgtcagcttgtttgttcagtcatgaagcGAAGAGAGTCTATTTAGTTTGTCTGGGCATTAAAAAATAAGTCAGcaaagatctttctcttgtgATTATAATTGCTTTCCAAAAGCTACATTGTtcacctttaaaggtgcattatgtaagaactGACCTTCCAGTGGATCGCCATGAGACCTTATTACAGAAAACAGATATGAATGGTAGTAAATGGCAAGAGACAAATAATACTTAGGCCCCCTTTGAATGACGTGACGTTCATGACGTTCCcatgtgatgtttgtcaatttaaaagataactTTTCAACTCAAGAAAGTTGCAGTTTGTCAAAGAACTAATATATGAGAATGTGAAAGTACATAATGAAAGAGACACCTTTATCACTCTCACCGAACCCCATAAAATCTGTCCATctgcaaaacacattaaaaactcATTTGTCTTGCTTGGACAGAAATCGTATAATTTCTTGCAATGTTTTCAGGGTGGCAGTAGGCTGATTTTGTGATTGTCTTTAGCAATAATTCATGTGATGAATAGATATTATACACGTAAATACATGTCATGGATTAGTCAAATAATTTGATATGTAACAAAGGCCTTTTGCTTTGCATTTAGATTATTTCCCCATATTCATCATAACTTTTTGGAAGAAAATGAACAACTGTAACAAAGGATTAACCTGCCTATTTTAAAATTTTCATTTGATTGGATAAATGTATACTCCTGAGTTCAGTGAGTCAACGGAAATATTTGGCTTCTTCTCCAGAGAAAGAGACAAGAGAGGAATGTGGAAACACTTGAAACCTTTAGGCATCCATTTTTTTCAgtataaatgtgtcatttaGCAGAGAAGCACAGAGGTATCACTTAGAAAACTGTCCCATCAGGGACTTTACTGAAATAACACTATGAAGTTGAaagttaaatgtgtaaataagtGTATGATATCAGTCTATGGATGAAATATAAAGGCATCTTTTAACGGTGGCCTATATAAGATGGAGCCCTCTTAATGTGttatgcctttattttgaagtggAATCCGCCTGTTTTCCGGTGTCGTTACTAGTGAATGACAGCTCTATCATCACTGCGCATCGCTACCATTCATCTCTGACGTCAGAGCTGCGCTCGTAGAGAGGCATGTTTATCAGGCCCAATGATAATAAGACTGAACGTACTTGATCTGTATCTGTACCTGATCTGTGCTCGCGGTGGATCGATGAACTGTGAAGGTGGAAGATAAAATGACTTGTGACATAAATGATTCTGTGGAAGAACAATGGCTCATCATATACACGGTTTTTATACTTTTAGATACAATCAAAGCGAGCTGCCGTTCAGACCAAATAAGTCACCTCTCAGTCATCCTCCGACACATTCCCCAGGCTGCCGGGGAGGAATGTGACGCCTGGTGcgggtgtgttgtgtgtgtgtgtgtgtgtgtttgtgtgtgtgtgtgtgtttgtgtgtgtgttggccgCCGTGTGCCTGTTCTCTGCACTGAACCAGCTGGGCAATGTTCAAGTGTGTCGTTATGTAATATTTACAAGCTTCTCTCTGAGGTCTGGAGTGGAACCTGTTTGGCGGCTGACAGGAGCTTTCACCATGGCTGCCTCAGCCACGACCGTCTGCTGAAGGAGGTTCTGGAGAACATCTGTATCAAGTCCAGTCCAGCGGTGGCAGGACGCACTGTGGCGGAGGCCTGTTTGTGGAACACCAGCTCAATTTGATAATTAATTACTTCCTTCTATCAGCACAACCTGGCAACACAGTCAAACCTAGTGTTGAATCTAAACACGACTTTGTAAAATCAAGCAATGTGCATCTGAAAATACATGAACTGGGCACTGTTTCttttgaataaatgaaaataaagacaaagggGTCAAAGTATTCTATTAGCTGatactgccatctagtggaaaAAGGGGTTAATGGCATGAAACAAAACGCTGCCCGATGTGCTTCATAtatatcagtggcggctggtgactgaaaaaattgaggacaggaggaaaaccagtccacagtgtcatgttattttatacaagtcaactacttatccctactttcttatatttaatgaaaactaagcaataaaacaatgactcataagaattctttaaaaaacattttatttaatggctgatatacaagacaaaaaaaataccactgtaTACCCCTTCCGGAAtttgatccccagtcacctgctctactcactgtgctgccacagcaatcaatgtacatacttcaggacagcacaggacatcacacagtaggtggcgctgtgccgcTGCAGAAACACGTCTCTGTTCTGAGTTCTGCTCTCtgatctctgtctctctcattcAGACAGATTacctgaaaaacattcaagGAATCAACAAGTTTCACACtgttacaaaatacaaaaaggtTTACTTGTCCAATTTTGAggcatttattattaaataagtTCCCAAATGTGACTTTAGTTGTGATCCAGAATGGTTCAAAGGACATTTCTCATTAAACTCATGTTTAATTTTCCCTTTTGTGGAAAATCCTTCTCCTTTGTCTCAACTCAACATCTTCTCTGATCTTCTGTCAGAAGCTGAAAACAGGAACGCTGTCCGTGCTGGAATCATCTccactcttttctttcttccattCTTCCTCATTGTCATGGTTGTTCTGGTTGTGAGGAGCAGAAGGACCCGTAAGTTCAAATACAAACAAGCTTTCTTGTTCTCCACAGTTTAGAGGATCATGCAGTTCACTAACAACGTCCTTTAACAAGTGTGACaaacttattttctttctctcagagGTTCAtagagaaggagcaggaggaggagaagaaggagaaggaggaggaagaggagctgtccgtgtgttagcatgctgacgttagcatgtagctcagaTCACCTCTGTGTCTTAATGCAGCTGCTGGCTGAAGAATAAAACAAGTTCAGTTCTGTAATGTGaccaaaaacagcagcaggtgttTATGAATGAACTCGTTCTACTGTGTGTAATCTTGTTGGTCACATGGTGCCTCGACGCAGAACGAGAGCAGCTTTccatcattttaaaacatcatcAGGAAGAAAACTTTCATCTCCAGCTGGTTGTGAGAAACTGGTTCCTGCTCTCATCTTAAACTGGTCCGACTGCTGTAAACGTCTCTACTGGACGACCCACATCAGACAATATGAAGCTTCTGCTCATCGATCAAACTGttactgtccctttaatctcTGCTGAGTGGatctgagcagcactgctgtgtttttatcttgCTATTTTCTGCTCTGACTTGAAGCTTTTTATCAGCCTCATCCAGCGTCTGTGAGCTGAATATCAGCATCCAGTGTTTGGAAACTTCAGgactgtgcttttatttttccttcttgTTCAATCTGTTAACTGTCACACTTTATCTTCTTCTGACTGGAGATCAAACACATGTCAAACTTGATATTTACTTACTTTTGTCGATGATgtcttaaaacacatttattgtatttatcgGCATATGACTTGTTGCTCTATGTTGAATGTTTCAGTGTAGaactgatgaataaataaagtgtttctCTCTCATTTATAACAGTTTAGATGTGTGTTTGTCCCTGTAGAAAGATCTCTCTGTGTAGAAAATGTATGTGTTCATGTTCCTGAGTTATCAGGACTAAAAGAGCAGGAAGTGAATTTAGTGCTGATGTTCAGTGTTTCCTACATTAACTAGACTGTGGAGGAATTATTCAAATCCTTCaaagtaaaagaagaaatatcatgtaaaaatattaattaaaagaCTTTATGGACGTACCATCAGAAAAATGTGCTTCAGCTGCATTAAAAGTACTTTAAGTTCTCATAATATCATAATTAGAATCATGATACTGTGAAAGTTATAATTCTGTGTGAGTACATTTACTttcttttgtacttttactgcagtaaCATTCTGAATGCAGGACTGTTAATTGTAATTACAgcccagtgatggaatgtaactaagtacattttgaggtacttgtacttcacttgagtatttccattttcttctacTTTCTACTTCCTCTCTGCTTCATATTGGAGGTAAATATTGAACTCTTCCTCCACTACATGTATCTGATAAGTTCAGTCACTGTCTTTACTGATGCAGCtgaatcacatttcaaaatctATTCTATCTGCAGTCAGATGAACAAAAACTCCCCCTGTGGATTTATAATGAACGTGTCACATTCAGGAGGACAGAGACTGAAACATAAAGATACAGCTGATGATTTATCTGTAAAACACGAGCCTGATATCACTAATAAATGAGTcaacatacaaaacaaagtGCTGATCATTCATCAGCCTGTTTACAGTCATCACGTGGTCGCTCCTTCTAATCTGAATAACAACCACAACATGTATTTGATCACTTTGCTTGAGATCATGTAATTGTACCGGTGGTTGTGTGTCCGGCCTGTATTATTGTTTCAGTGACAAAGACAAGTTGCATCGCATCATCTCCATCAGTAATAACGGACCCTGTCTGGCTCCGCTGCGGGAGAGCGACGCTGTTCTCCGGGGGGAAGTTCACCGAAGCCTCGGTCAGGAGGGCGGAGCGCCCGGTGACGTTTCCTCATTAAATGtgctgattttattttctatatcaGCTGTCAGAGACAGTTACTGCAACAACACGACAGCTGAAGGCGACAAAGACATTGTGAGTTCAAGTGTTCACTTGTAATAACCGCCAGTGAGCAGCGGGAGCTGCGTGGCTCTCTGCCGGGCACAGACGCTGTTTGTCGGACGGAcgtgtgacgaagagtcggtggTACAGACCGGATGACGGACGCTTTTCTACGTATCAAACAAtggaagtaaaaaaataaaataatgtcttGTTTCTTGACGTCTTCTGTCTTGTCTTAAATGTATGTTgctgtgtgttaatgttgtgttaatgctgtgttaatgttgtgtgtCCCTGTAGAGACTCTGAGTCtccttgtgtctgaatgttgCTGTAGATAAACCTGCCTTGTCTAAAGTCACACAGCTCTTCTTCAACTACCCATCATGCCTTGCGGAAGTTAATAAAATCATAATCTTTGGGATTTTACAGCGTCTGACGtgaaaaatacaacacagtAGATTCCATGCAGCGTTCAGAACAAACTGAAGACAAAGTTCCTGTTCGGACTGAACGATGTGAAGAATACAGAGATTCAGTCTGTGACCAGAACTCTGACAGTGTGGGCGGGACTTAAATAGAGTTGTGTGAATTCAGTACATCGATATGTGGCGATTATTGATACCCTTTACCTCTGGTTGGGGTGAGTCAGACGCCGTCTTACGACTCAAAGGGCATGAACTCAGTCGGTCATATGAAGTATTGTGAAACCTTCACTCTAatgtccaacaggaagtcaatTACGACTCGGAAATAAGAGAAGTACAGACATGATCCGAAAGGAGGCAATGTAAATCCAAAGGTGTTTCCCCTCCCGGGTTCCCCAGTGTTGTAGATGATGTGTGAACTTCATTACAGAGTGTAACTGATCACAGCCTCCTCATCTGTCTGCTGGATATCATCTTATTACTTGTTGTTGGACAGAAACGTTGAATAATGCAGCTGATAATGtgtttagtgtttgtgtgtgtttggactttTCCTGCAGTGATCTCAGGTGAGTGAGTTTAATTATGATGTGATCATCTTCAGGTGTCTCTTAATGACACCTTGCTGTGGACAAGCTTGATTTGAAGTAGAGAGAGCATTAACATTAATGTTGTTCACTGTGGCACTGAGTCTTTATTTACACCTGATTCTAAacctgaggagaaaacacaatgtGACAACTTGTTCATCATGTTTGtcacagactgaaaacagaccGACAAACAGCAGATATTTCATCTTTTACATTCTCTACTTCattcacttttacaaacacactCCTCACAAGTAGCTCTGATATTGACACATGAGGACAGACATTTAGTCCAGCAGTTTATTAGTTGCTGCAGTGGTTTCACTCAGAAAGAGTCAAGTGTGTCTGAGAAATGaacaattattctgtttatttgtggAACTGCTTCACTTCAGTTGTGGGGCGATAAAAACTACAATATCCAGAAATCCTGATCTGATGTTGAACACAGTTGATGCTCGAGTGGTTTGATTTTACATGAGAGTTAAAAGTctgaagaggggaaaaaaagaaaagagcagcagAAAAACGCAGTGAGGGTAActaccctgcagaggaaactggGAAAGGGCGTAGTTAAGAtctggtgcgtgtgtgtgtgtgtgtgtgtgtgtgtgtgtgttgcacagtaggtggcgctgtgctgctgcagaaacacGTCTCTGTTCTGAGTTCTGCTCTCtgatctctgtctctctcattcAGACAGATTacctgaaaaacattcaagGAATCAACAAGTTTCacactgtttaaaaaataagaaatggtTTATTCGCCCAGTTTTTGGGCATTTATTCCCAAATGTGACTGTAGTTGTGATCCAGAATTGTTCAAAGGACATTTCTCATTAAACCcatcttttttccccttttgtgATCTTGTTAAAGAATAATTTTAACATAAATAACAGTTTGAAGCAGGATGATTGTCACTCAGTGAGtcagcctctctctgctgctcttctgtGATCTGAGTCATTTGGAGTCAGATGTATTTAAAGTGGAGCGACTGGTTCTGTGGAGACGTCCATCTTTATGTCCCCGGCCTTTATAGGCAGGTCAGCAGGTGTTTGTCACAGTGGAGGATCCTTCCCTGAAATGAGAGCAGCTGTTATGTGGAGGctttaaaacaatgtaaatgtgctgtttgtCTCCTCAGCAGGGTATCGAGCTGTTTGCCCCACTGAGCCCATCAAAGCTCAGGAAGGTCTGAATGTAACGCTTCAGTGTGGTCTGGATCCCAGGGTCAACCTGCTGGATTATACATCCGACTGGAACAGAGCCGACCTGGATCGGTTTGTTCACGTCTATCGACACAGACGTGATGATCCTGATCCACAGCTGCATCTGTACAGAGGCAGGACCACTCTGGTCCATGAAGACCTGAGCAGAGGAGTCCTGACCCTGCTCATCTCCTCAGTCCAGCTGTCTGACGCTGGACCCTACAGATGTTTTGTCCCAAATCTGAAGGCAGGTTGCACCATGAAGCTGACTGTTGGTAAGTCTGAGCCCCAATAAGCAGACGAGCTCTGTGGACACAGTCAGGTCCTTTctgtctgactgctgctgctgcttcatttaGCCAGCGTTTAAATCATGTTGCTCACTttaaacaggagagagagaaacagccaGCACACCCAGACCTCCACTGGACCCTGTGACCCAGCCAGACCACCCTGGTAAAGAACTCTGAGTTGTTGGTGTTTACATGGTGTTCTGCTGTCAGTCATGTTGCTGATTCAGAGTAAAGGGAACACTTTGTGGAAACAGGAGAGAGTtggcttcatcatcatcaacacttcTCCTTTGTCTCAACTCAACATCTTCTCTGATCTTCTGTCAGACGCTGAAAACAGGAACGCTGTCCGTGCTGGAATCATCTCCACTCTTTTCATTCTTCCCTTCTTCCTCATTGTCATGGTTGTTCTGGTTGTGAGGAGCAGAAGGACCCGTAAGTTCAAATACAAACAAGCTTTCTTGATCTCCACAGTTTAGAGGATCATGCAGTTCACTAACAACGTCCTTTAACAAGTGTGAcaaacttcttttctttctctcagagGTTCAtagagaaggagcaggaggaggagaagaaggagaaggaggaggaagaggagctgtccgtgtgttagcatgctgacgttagcatgtagctcagaTCACCTCTGTGTCTTAATGCAGCTGCTGGCTGAAGAATAAAACAAGTTCAGTTCTGTAATGTGaccaaaaacagcagcaggtgttTATGAATGAACTCGTTCTACTGTGTGTAATCTTGTTGATCACATGGTGCCTCGACGCAGAACGAGAGCAGCTTTccatcattttaaaacatcatcAGGAAGAAAACTTTCATCTCCAGCTGGTTGTGAGAAACTGGTTCCTGCTCTCATCTTAAACTGGTCCGACTGCTGTAAACGTCTCTACT
Coding sequences within:
- the LOC115578722 gene encoding butyrophilin subfamily 2 member A1-like encodes the protein MQLIMCLVFVCVWTFPAVISAGYRAVCPTEPIKAQEGLNVTLQCGLDPRVNLLDYTSDWNRADLDRFVHVYRHRRDDPDPQLHLYRGRTTLVHEDLSRGVLTLLISSVQLSDAGPYRCFVPNLKAGCTMKLTVGERETASTPRPPLDPVTQPDHPDAENRNAVRAGIISTLFILPFFLIVMVVLVVRSRRTQVHREGAGGGEEGEGGGRGAVRVLAC